From a single Microbacterium murale genomic region:
- a CDS encoding methionine ABC transporter permease, which yields MVTVALLDLDVVIPKVARALGETLFMVTVAFFLASIIGLILGIFLYATRPGQLLHSRVVHTILNIVVNTLRPIPFIILLIALTPLTRALIGTSIGPAAAILPLTIAASVGIARVAESNLVAVDPGVVEAAKAFGASPLHILFGFVVREAFGPLLLSLTFIFVALIDATAVAGAVGGGGLGNLALTYGYQRFDYAVMILIIIVLIALVQLVQFIGNRIARHFIDG from the coding sequence ATGGTGACCGTCGCGCTGCTCGACCTCGATGTCGTGATCCCGAAGGTCGCGCGTGCCCTCGGTGAGACGTTGTTCATGGTGACGGTCGCCTTCTTCCTGGCATCCATCATCGGACTGATCCTCGGCATCTTCCTGTATGCGACGCGACCCGGCCAGCTGCTGCACAGCCGAGTGGTGCACACGATCCTGAACATCGTCGTGAACACGCTGCGCCCGATCCCGTTCATCATCCTGCTCATCGCGCTGACACCGCTGACCCGGGCGCTGATCGGCACGAGCATCGGGCCGGCCGCCGCGATCCTGCCGCTGACGATCGCGGCATCCGTCGGCATCGCGCGCGTCGCCGAGTCGAATCTCGTGGCGGTCGACCCCGGTGTCGTCGAGGCGGCGAAGGCATTCGGAGCCTCGCCGCTGCACATCCTGTTCGGCTTCGTGGTGCGGGAAGCCTTCGGCCCGCTGCTGCTCTCGCTGACGTTCATCTTCGTCGCCCTGATCGATGCGACAGCCGTCGCCGGCGCGGTCGGCGGTGGCGGGCTCGGAAACCTGGCCCTGACCTACGGCTATCAGCGTTTCGACTATGCGGTGATGATCCTGATCATCATCGTGCTGATCGCCCTGGTGCAGCTGGTGCAGTTCATCGGCAACCGCATCGCGCGACATTTCATCGACGGATGA
- a CDS encoding FAD-dependent oxidoreductase, which translates to MTAAVIPSPRRIAVVGAGAVGASAAARIAERGIEVVLISAAAAGSTPVSRASFAWVNAHGKRPEQYRRLNEDGRRVHAERSDAHDTEWFARTGAEIDGVQYPDDGWVDTSAFLAAQLADLRAAGGMLRDGIAADSLDHVRELLGPVDLILVAAGAGTAALLRTVTPCPRLATSAGDDGFLARIDVDEHPLDRIRSLAGLQVRPDGPGRIAVQSLGIEAELRRTGATASVGTVWPALRAEIEGALGWRIPEDAGVRVDHAIRPHAADGLPCIGRVTQDVYVALTHSGITLAPLLAELIARDLQGDPDPRLAAFRP; encoded by the coding sequence ATGACGGCTGCGGTGATTCCATCTCCTCGCCGGATCGCGGTGGTCGGCGCTGGTGCTGTCGGGGCATCCGCCGCGGCGCGCATCGCCGAGCGCGGCATCGAGGTCGTGCTGATCTCGGCCGCCGCCGCAGGCAGCACACCGGTGTCGCGGGCGAGTTTCGCCTGGGTCAATGCGCACGGGAAACGGCCGGAGCAGTATCGAAGACTCAACGAGGACGGCCGCAGGGTGCACGCCGAGCGTTCGGATGCGCACGATACCGAGTGGTTCGCGCGGACCGGCGCCGAGATCGACGGCGTCCAGTACCCCGACGACGGATGGGTCGACACCAGTGCGTTCCTCGCCGCGCAGCTCGCCGATCTCCGCGCGGCCGGAGGAATGCTGCGTGACGGCATCGCCGCGGATTCGCTCGACCACGTGCGCGAACTCCTCGGTCCGGTCGACCTGATCCTCGTCGCCGCGGGGGCCGGCACCGCCGCGCTGCTGCGCACGGTGACGCCCTGCCCGCGGCTCGCGACGTCGGCGGGTGACGACGGCTTCCTCGCGAGGATCGACGTCGATGAGCACCCCCTCGACCGCATCCGCTCGCTCGCCGGTCTGCAGGTGCGCCCGGATGGTCCAGGGCGGATCGCGGTGCAGAGCCTCGGCATCGAGGCCGAACTGCGTCGCACCGGCGCCACGGCATCGGTCGGAACGGTCTGGCCAGCGTTGCGCGCCGAGATCGAGGGCGCACTGGGGTGGCGCATCCCCGAAGACGCGGGCGTCCGCGTCGACCACGCGATCCGACCCCACGCCGCCGACGGTCTGCCCTGCATCGGCCGCGTCACGCAGGATGTGTATGTCGCGCTCACGCACAGCGGCATCACCTTGGCGCCGCTGCTCGCCGAGCTGATCGCCCGAGATCTGCAGGGCGATCCCGACCCCCGCCTCGCCGCTTTCCGCCCCTGA
- a CDS encoding aminotransferase-like domain-containing protein yields MTDTVLTSSALLAGLPARQGFGDATLIRLAAGSIDLGGGNPATDLLPLDVYRDAFREVTESDGFAPLLKYSPASGLPSLRASIAAREGVAADRVLITNGGAHGLALAVLSLLDPGDVVVVDDPVYPLFLRVLDLIGVDVTPVRVGADGIDTDELEHRLRDGLRPKALFTVPTFQNPSGVTLSAEREAALVALAEQYGFVIIADDPYRAIAFPWTEVPERSAFRDSDRVFAVNTFSKTLGPGLRLGWIVLPAAMSERVTWLRNRLDGQTSGVLQAVVDRMLADERFDASIIAAGAGYARKAEALTTALREEFADGVEIAEPQGGFFTWVRLAGDIDFAQLFERSQDLGVTYQRGEWFATTGDAFRGFARLSYSEVGEHDLTEGVARLARAWRELTGRE; encoded by the coding sequence ATGACGGACACCGTCCTCACCTCGAGCGCCCTGCTGGCCGGACTCCCCGCGCGCCAGGGATTCGGCGACGCGACGCTCATCCGACTCGCCGCCGGATCGATCGACCTCGGCGGTGGCAACCCCGCGACCGATCTGCTCCCGCTCGACGTCTACCGCGATGCATTCCGAGAGGTGACCGAGAGCGACGGCTTCGCCCCGTTGCTCAAGTACTCGCCTGCGTCCGGCCTGCCGTCGCTCCGCGCGTCGATCGCCGCCCGCGAGGGCGTCGCAGCGGATCGTGTGCTCATCACGAACGGCGGCGCTCACGGCCTCGCGCTCGCCGTGCTCAGCCTCCTCGATCCCGGAGATGTGGTCGTCGTCGACGACCCGGTGTATCCGCTCTTCCTGCGCGTGCTCGATCTGATCGGCGTCGACGTCACCCCGGTGCGGGTGGGCGCCGACGGCATAGACACCGACGAGCTCGAGCACCGTCTCCGCGACGGCCTCCGTCCGAAGGCGCTGTTCACAGTGCCGACGTTCCAGAACCCGTCCGGCGTCACCCTGAGCGCTGAACGCGAGGCCGCCCTCGTCGCGCTCGCGGAGCAGTACGGCTTCGTGATCATCGCCGATGACCCCTACCGCGCCATCGCGTTCCCCTGGACCGAGGTTCCCGAGCGCAGCGCCTTCCGCGACTCCGACCGTGTGTTCGCCGTGAACACGTTCTCGAAGACGCTCGGCCCCGGCCTGCGCCTCGGATGGATCGTGCTCCCTGCCGCGATGTCGGAGCGCGTCACCTGGTTGCGCAATCGCCTCGACGGCCAGACCAGCGGCGTGCTGCAGGCCGTGGTCGATCGGATGCTGGCCGATGAGCGGTTCGACGCGTCGATCATCGCGGCCGGTGCGGGCTACGCCCGCAAGGCGGAGGCGCTGACGACGGCGCTCCGCGAGGAGTTCGCCGACGGGGTCGAGATCGCCGAACCGCAGGGCGGGTTCTTCACCTGGGTGCGGCTCGCGGGCGACATCGACTTCGCGCAGCTGTTCGAGCGATCACAGGATCTGGGCGTCACCTATCAGCGAGGGGAGTGGTTCGCCACGACCGGCGACGCGTTCCGAGGGTTCGCCCGACTGTCGTACTCGGAGGTGGGCGAGCATGACCTCACCGAGGGCGTCGCACGTCTCGCTCGGGCTTGGCGGGAGCTGACGGGCCGGGAATGA
- the serS gene encoding serine--tRNA ligase, with protein sequence MIDLALLRDQPDLVRRSQVARGHDAATVDQAIDADRSRRAALSTFEDLRAEQNAFGKQVAKAPKEEKAALVAQVKELAERVKQAQQAANEAADAAASALALIENVVIDGVPAGGEADFVELRRVGEAPTFDPASFPNGPRDHLEIGELLGAIDMERGVKVSGSRFYFLRGIGARLEIALMNMALDKALQNDFVPMITPTLVRPEIMQGTGFLGEHADEVYHLDKDDDLYLVGTSEVALAGYHKDEIVDLTGGALRYAGWSTCYRREAGSYGKDTRGIIRVHQFNKLEMFVYTTPEDAEAEHLRLVALQEEMLTSLGLSYRVIDVAAGDLGSSAARKYDIEAWVPTQDAFRELTSTSNCTTFQARRLDVRHRPEMEDGATAKTQHVATLNGTLATTRWIVALLETHQQPDGSVLVPEALRPYLGGLEVLEPTLRQAQGSVRQAVK encoded by the coding sequence ATGATCGACCTCGCTCTTCTCCGCGACCAGCCCGACCTCGTCCGCCGCTCGCAGGTGGCGCGCGGCCACGATGCCGCCACCGTCGACCAGGCGATCGATGCCGATCGATCGCGTCGGGCCGCCCTGAGCACGTTCGAGGATCTGCGTGCGGAGCAGAACGCTTTCGGCAAGCAGGTCGCCAAGGCGCCCAAGGAGGAGAAGGCTGCTCTGGTCGCCCAGGTGAAGGAGCTCGCCGAACGCGTCAAGCAGGCGCAGCAGGCGGCGAACGAGGCGGCGGATGCTGCGGCATCCGCCCTCGCCCTCATCGAGAACGTCGTGATCGACGGCGTGCCGGCCGGCGGCGAGGCGGACTTCGTCGAGCTGCGCCGCGTCGGCGAAGCACCGACCTTCGACCCGGCCTCCTTCCCGAACGGACCGAGGGACCACCTCGAGATCGGCGAACTGCTCGGCGCGATCGACATGGAACGCGGCGTGAAGGTCTCCGGCTCGCGGTTCTACTTCCTCCGCGGCATCGGTGCGCGCCTCGAGATCGCGCTGATGAACATGGCACTCGACAAGGCGTTGCAGAACGACTTCGTGCCGATGATCACCCCCACCCTCGTGCGCCCGGAGATCATGCAGGGCACCGGATTCCTCGGCGAGCATGCGGATGAGGTCTACCACCTCGACAAGGACGACGACCTCTATCTGGTCGGCACCAGCGAGGTCGCGCTCGCCGGATATCACAAGGACGAGATCGTCGACCTGACCGGCGGCGCACTGCGCTATGCGGGCTGGTCGACCTGCTACCGCCGCGAGGCGGGCTCCTACGGCAAGGACACCCGCGGCATCATCCGCGTGCATCAGTTCAACAAGCTCGAGATGTTCGTCTACACGACCCCGGAGGATGCCGAGGCGGAGCACCTGCGCCTCGTCGCCCTGCAGGAGGAGATGCTCACCTCTCTCGGACTGTCGTACCGGGTGATCGACGTCGCCGCGGGCGACCTCGGATCGAGCGCCGCGCGCAAGTACGACATCGAGGCGTGGGTTCCGACGCAGGATGCGTTCCGGGAGCTCACCTCTACCTCGAACTGCACCACTTTCCAGGCGCGCCGCCTCGATGTGCGGCACCGTCCCGAGATGGAAGACGGCGCGACTGCGAAGACGCAGCATGTCGCAACGCTGAACGGCACTCTCGCGACGACGCGTTGGATCGTGGCGTTGCTCGAGACTCACCAGCAGCCCGACGGCTCCGTGCTCGTTCCAGAGGCGCTGCGGCCCTACCTCGGCGGGCTGGAAGTGCTGGAGCCGACGCTGCGACAGGCCCAGGGCTCGGTTCGGCAGGCAGTGAAGTGA
- a CDS encoding HAD family hydrolase, producing the protein MTTAWLVGLDVDGTIILQDETMSPGVPKAVARVRDAGHFVTIATGRSWMATERWVDALEITPEFVVCSNGAVTMRRVGDAWERWHVETFDPTAVLALLTERLPEAHYMVELATGQRLFTGELDDWTLNGGRLVELDELGAEPVSRVVVVSPGHSEDDFHRLVADAGLNEVSYAIGWTAWLDIAPQGVDKGTALERVHAELGMEGGNVFVAGDGRNDLGMFGWALGVGGRAVAMGQAVDEVKEAAGEVTGDVADGGLATALESLLGSSSGPSGGDERMKPARLDH; encoded by the coding sequence GTGACGACTGCCTGGCTCGTCGGCCTCGACGTCGACGGCACGATCATCCTGCAGGACGAGACCATGAGCCCCGGCGTACCTAAGGCGGTCGCGCGCGTGCGCGACGCCGGTCACTTCGTGACGATCGCCACCGGGCGCAGCTGGATGGCCACCGAGCGCTGGGTCGACGCACTCGAGATCACGCCGGAGTTCGTGGTGTGCTCCAATGGCGCTGTCACGATGCGTCGCGTGGGCGACGCGTGGGAACGCTGGCACGTCGAGACGTTCGATCCGACGGCGGTGCTCGCGCTGCTGACCGAGCGACTGCCGGAGGCGCACTACATGGTGGAACTCGCGACAGGGCAGCGCCTCTTCACTGGTGAGCTCGATGACTGGACGCTCAACGGCGGGCGCTTGGTCGAGCTCGACGAACTCGGCGCTGAGCCGGTGTCGCGCGTGGTCGTGGTGTCACCGGGCCACAGCGAGGACGACTTCCACCGGCTGGTGGCGGATGCCGGACTCAATGAGGTCTCGTATGCCATCGGCTGGACCGCGTGGCTCGACATCGCGCCGCAGGGCGTTGACAAGGGGACGGCACTGGAGCGCGTCCATGCCGAACTCGGCATGGAAGGCGGCAACGTGTTCGTCGCCGGAGACGGTCGCAACGACCTGGGGATGTTCGGCTGGGCCCTCGGCGTCGGCGGCCGCGCGGTGGCGATGGGCCAAGCGGTCGACGAGGTCAAGGAAGCTGCAGGCGAGGTGACCGGAGACGTCGCCGACGGCGGACTCGCGACCGCCCTGGAATCGCTGCTGGGGTCGTCCAGCGGTCCCTCAGGTGGGGACGAGAGAATGAAACCGGCTAGACTCGACCACTGA